In the genome of Diaphorobacter sp. HDW4A, the window TTCGAGCTTCACGCGTCACCACGTGAACATCACGATGACGCAGGCCAAGGCGTCGAGCAACTACACGAACTCGATCCTCGCCAACATGGAAGCGACGGACGATGGCTACGATGAGGCGCTGCTGCTGGACAGCTCCGGTTTCGTCTCCGAAGGCTCGGGTGAGAACGTGTTCATCATCAAGAACGGCGTGGTCTACACGCCCGACCTGTCGGCCGGTGCCCTGAACGGCATCACCCGCAACACCGTGTTCGCGATCTGCAAGGATCTGGGAATTGAAGTGGTTCAAAAGCGCATCACGCGCGACGAGGTCTACATCGCCGACGAGGCCTTCTTCAGCGGCACCGCTGCGGAAATCACCCCGATCCGCGAACTCGACCGCATTGAAATCGGCACCGGCACCCGTGGCCCGCTGACCGAGAAGATCCAGACCGCGTTCTTTGACATCGTCAATGGCCGCAATCCCAAGTACTCCAACTGGCTTGCCAAGGTGTAATCGATATGACCCAAGCTGTTGTTGAACTTCTGGCCAAAGACCTGAATGCGCAGGGCGGTGTGTATTGCCCCAATCCCAAGGCCGACATGAAGCTTTGGAATTCGCACCCCAAAGTCTATCTCGACGTCGCCCACCACGGCGAAGGCAAGTGCCCATACTGCGGCACGGTGTATCGCCTGAAGGCAGGCGAAGTGGTCAGCGCCGGCCACTGATCTCGCGGCGTTCGCGGATTGATCGTTCTGCCGGGGTACGCGCTCGCTCCGCCGTTGTTGGTTTCAACACGCGGAATGTGTGCGCGCTGCTACAGCTGTGAATTAATGTTTGCACGCTTGGCAGCGGTCCCCGCTTGTGGGACAAACTGCGTTCTGCATCCATTGCGGTACAACACGAGTCCCTCACCTTGAAATTTGCATTTGGAAATCCGGCCGCGTTGTCGTGGCCGGTTCGGCTGAATTCAGCTGCTGCGTTTGCCGTTCCCGGTCTTGCGCTCTGGTTGGCGTCCGGATACTCATACGGCGCCGTCCTGCTGCTGATCGGCGCTATTGTCACGCTCAAGCGTTGGGTGATTGAACCGCAGCGCTCGCTTACTTGGTGGTTCGCCGCCTGCATGTTCGCCATGGCAATGCTGTGGGTGGCGCTGGCCGACCCGGCCGAGCGCATGGGTCAATGGGACCGGCCGTCCAAATTCATCCTTGCGATCCCGTGCCTGCTCTACGCCACGGTGTTTCCGCCGCGTCCCCGGGCGTTTGTCTGGGGGCTGATCGTCGGCTGCCTCGGTGCCGGTGCCATTGCCATCTGGCAGGTCCATGGTCTTGGTGAGTGGCGCGCTACCGGGCGCACCAATGCCATTCAATACGGCAATCTGGCGCTGCTGCTGGCGGTGTTGCTCGCGGTGTTCCTGGCTGCCATCCACAAGCAGTTGCACTGGGGCGAGAAGATTCTGGCGGTGGTTGCCATCGTCGCGGGGCTCGATGCCTCGGTGCTGTCTGCTTCGCGCGGCGGCTGGCTCGCGTTGCTGGTAGTGCTTCCGTTCGGCCTGGGACTGCTGTACCGCTATCGTGCACGGCTGTTCTGGCGCGTGGTGGTGGGTTTGATGATCGCCGTCGGGTTGATGTCGGTGATCAACCGCGACATGCTGAGCGCGCGCTGGGACGAAATGACCTCGGAAATCAAGGTCTACGACACCAAGCGCGATGCCAATACTTCGGTGGGCCAGCGCCTCGAACACTGGCGCTTCGCTGTCGATGCGGGCATGGAAAAGCCGCTGCTCGGCTGGGGCGTGGCGGGCTATACCGCCGAAAAGCAAAAGCGCGTGGCTGAAGGCAAGTACCAGTCGGCCATCATCGAATACAAGTTCGTGCACAACGAGGTGCTCGACGTGTTTGTGAAGACTGGCTTCCTCGGAACGGGGCTGTTGCTGTGGTTCTATCTGCTTCCGATCTGGATGTTTTGGCCCACGCGCGAGCGCATGGCCCTGCTGGACGCGGGCAGCAATCCGCCACTTCGACGCATGGTGCTGGCCGTGCGCATGTGCGGGGTCTGCGTTCCGGTGCTGTTCATCGGGTTCGGCTTCACGCAGGTGTTCTTTGCCCATAACAGCGGCATCATGTTCTATCTGTTCAGCCTCATCCTGCTGTGGTCGATGTTGATCGGGCTGGAGCGCACGGCGCGTGGTTTGTCGCCTGCCAAGGCTTGAAGGGCAAAGGCCCTGCGCGTGGGGCTTCC includes:
- a CDS encoding branched-chain amino acid transaminase; translated protein: MSPVVPSMADRDGKIWMDGQMLDWRDAKIHVLTHSLHYGCGAFEGVRAYKTEQGTAIFRMEDHTDRLFNSAKILRMSIPFTKDEVNEAQKAVVRENKLESCYLRPLTWIGSEKLGVSPKGNKIHLIVAAWAWGAYLGEDGMKRGIRVKTSSFTRHHVNITMTQAKASSNYTNSILANMEATDDGYDEALLLDSSGFVSEGSGENVFIIKNGVVYTPDLSAGALNGITRNTVFAICKDLGIEVVQKRITRDEVYIADEAFFSGTAAEITPIRELDRIEIGTGTRGPLTEKIQTAFFDIVNGRNPKYSNWLAKV
- a CDS encoding O-antigen ligase, giving the protein MKFAFGNPAALSWPVRLNSAAAFAVPGLALWLASGYSYGAVLLLIGAIVTLKRWVIEPQRSLTWWFAACMFAMAMLWVALADPAERMGQWDRPSKFILAIPCLLYATVFPPRPRAFVWGLIVGCLGAGAIAIWQVHGLGEWRATGRTNAIQYGNLALLLAVLLAVFLAAIHKQLHWGEKILAVVAIVAGLDASVLSASRGGWLALLVVLPFGLGLLYRYRARLFWRVVVGLMIAVGLMSVINRDMLSARWDEMTSEIKVYDTKRDANTSVGQRLEHWRFAVDAGMEKPLLGWGVAGYTAEKQKRVAEGKYQSAIIEYKFVHNEVLDVFVKTGFLGTGLLLWFYLLPIWMFWPTRERMALLDAGSNPPLRRMVLAVRMCGVCVPVLFIGFGFTQVFFAHNSGIMFYLFSLILLWSMLIGLERTARGLSPAKA
- a CDS encoding zinc-finger domain-containing protein — protein: MTQAVVELLAKDLNAQGGVYCPNPKADMKLWNSHPKVYLDVAHHGEGKCPYCGTVYRLKAGEVVSAGH